The DNA sequence TCGGTGCCGCCCTGGGGCAAGGGCGAGAGCCGCGGCGAGGACCTGTCCATCTGGCTGGTGACCTTCAGCCCCGGCGATGACGTCTTCGCGTGGTGGGGCCACGGCTCGCTGGTGGTGGAGGACCGCGCCCGGCAGCTGCAGCGGCTCTACAACTACGGGATGTACTCCTTCGACGACCAGACGGTGGTGCGCTTCGCCAAGGGCCGCCTGGAGTTCTGGGTGGGCGAGTCGAGCGTCAACGGCACCTTCCGCCTCTACAAGTCGCTGGGGCGCGACGTGCGCGTGCAGGAGCTCAACCTCACGCCCGAGCAGCGCGTGAAGGTGGCGAAGCGGCTGGCGGACAACGTGCTGCCGGAGAACCGCGAGTACCTGTACGAGCACTACAGCGACAACTGCGTGACGCGCCTGCGCGACATGATCGACTCGGCGGTGGGCGGCCGCCTGAGCGAGGCGGAGCGGGCACCGGCGCGCATGAACCTGCGCGAGCACACGCGGCGCTACACGGCGGTGAACCCGCCCATGAGCCTGCTGCTCGACTTCATGATGAACGACTCCATCGACAAGCCCATCACCCGCCGCGAGGAGGCCTTCCTCCCGGACGAGCTGGAGCAGCAGGTGGCGGAGCTGAAGGTGCCCGGCGTGGATGGGCAGCCGGTGTCGCTGGTGGAGAAGCAGTGGGACTACTACCTGTCGTCGCGTCCCCGCCCGCCGGCCACGCCGCCGAACTTCGGCCCGTGGATCCTCGCCCTGGGCGTGCTCCTGGGCGGCAGCGCGCTGGGGCTCGCCGCGTGGGAGCGCCGGGGCAGCCGCGCGGCGCGCATCCTCCTGGGCGTGGAGAACATGCTGGTGGGGCTGGTGCTGGGCATCCCGGGCCTCGCGCTCGTCGTCATGTGGGTGGGCACCGACCATGTGGTGACGCACCACAACGAGAACCTCTTCCTCGCCAACCCGGTGACGCTGCTGGCCGTGCCGTATGGCCTGCGCCTGACGTGGAACAGCGTGAAGGCGCGCGCGCGGCTCAAGTGGGTGTGGGGCTTCCTCGCGGTGACGGGCGCGCTGGGCGTGGCGCTGAAGGTGCTGCCCTGGTTCGACCAGGACAACTGGCGGCTCATCGCGCTCATCCTGCCCATCTCGCTGGGCATGGCCGGCGCCTTCTGGCTGGACCGGCTGCGCGCCCGCGCGGCGCTCCGGGAACCCGCGGCCACCGGTGACGGCGCGCAGGTGCCCTCGCTCAAGGCCTCCTGAAGCAGCACGACTCTTCCAAGAACCTCCCAACACGAAGGACGACGAACACCATGGCGAACGATTCGATGGAGAAGATCCACGCCCTGAAGGAGCGCCTCAACGCGCTCCGGGGGCATCTTTGACCTGGACCGCAAGCGGTCCCGCATCGCGCTGATTGAACGTGACTCCACGCAGCCCGGCTTCTGGGACGACAACACCAAGGCCCAGGGGCTGCTGAAGGAGAAGTCCACGCTGGAGGCCAGCGTGGGCGCCTTCGACAAGACGCTGCGCGGCCTGGACGACGCCCAGACGCTGCTGGAGCTGGCGGCGGAGATGAACGACGAGGCGAGCGCGCAGGAGGCGGAAGGCTCGCTCGCGTCGCTGGAGGCGGAGGTCGCGAAGCTGGAGCTGGCGCGGATGCTCTCCGGCCCGCAGGACCACAGCAACTGCTTCATGGACATCAACCCGGGCGCGGGCGGCACGGACTCCATGGACTGGGCCGCCATGCTCATGCGCATGTACACGCGCTACGGCGAGACGAAGGGCTGGAAGGTCGAAATCAGCGACGCGCTGCCGGGCGAAGAGGCGGGCTTCAAGAACGTCTCGCTGCGCATCGAGGGCGAGAACGCCTACGGCTACCTCAAGGCGGAGGTGGGCGTGCACCGGCTCGTGCGCATCAGCCCCTTCGACGCCAACGCCCGCCGGCAGACGGCCTTCGCGTCCGTGGACGTGTACCCGGAGGTCGACGACAGCATTCAAATCGATCTGCCGGAGAAGGACTACGAGCTGAAGTTCATCCGCGGCAGTGGCGCGGGTGGCCAGAAGGTCAACAAGACGTCGTCCACGGCGCAGCTGCGGCACCTGCCCACGGGCATCATGATCACCTGCCAGACGGAGCGCTCGCAGTCGGCCAACAAGGACATGGCCTTCCAGATTCTGCGCGGCCGCCTGTACGAGCTGGAGATGAAGAAGCGCGATGCCGAGCGCGACGCGGCGGAGGCGGCCAAGAAGGACATCACCTTCGGCTCGCAGATCCGCAGCTACGTGCTGGCGCCGTACCGCATGGTCAAGGACCTGCGCACCGGCATCGAAACCGGCAACGTGGACAAGGTGCTGGACGGCGACCTGGACGAGTTCGTCACCGCGCAGCTCCTGGGCGTGAAGAACCCCAACCGCAACGCCCCCGCGGACTGAGCTTCCGTCCTCCCGGGCTGGAAACCTTCCACCCCTCCACCGGCGAGCATGCGCCGGGGAGGGGCTTTTTCGTGTCCGGGAACCTTTTCCCCGGGCCGGTGTCAGGGGGCGGGGCAGGGTGGTGCGGTAGGATGCGTGGCGGGCCCTTCTTCCGGTGACGGAGGGCCCAGGGCCGGGAGGCACGGGTGGCATCGGGCGGAGTGCTCGAAGTCGGACAGCAGGCCCTGGCCAGCGCGGCCGTCCCGGACGTGCGCCGGGAGGAGCAGGCGCTGCTCGTCCGGCTGCGTCGTGGCGACCCGGGGGCCTTCGAGGAGCTGGTGCGCGAGCACCAGGACCGGCTCTACGACTTCTGCTTCCGCATGGTGGGCGACCGCGAGGAGGCCCACGACCTGGTGCAGGAGATCTTCGTCAGCGTGCACCAGAACGTGCGCCGCTTCCGCGAGGACGCGCGGCTGTCCACCTGGCTGTTCCGCATCACCAAGAACCACTGCCTCAACCGGCTGAAGTACCTGCAACGCCGGGGGCGCGGCCGCTCGGACGAATACGACGAGACGAGCGCCGCGGCCATCGCCGAGGGCGGCGGCGCGCCTCCGCAGCCGGACGCCGCCCTGGACGCGGCGCGCGAGCGGGCCCGGGTGCAGCGGGCCATCTCCCAACTGGAACCCGATGCGCGCATGCTGGTGGCGCTGCGCGACATCGAGGGCCTGAGCTACGACGAAATCGTGGACATCACCGAGCTGCCCGAGGGGACCGTGAAGAGCCGGCTCCACCGGGCACGCGAGAAGCTGGCGGACCTGCTGGGGCGGTTTGAGCCATGAGCGGCCTGCAGCGGAGAGGAACGGACGTGGAACCGCGATTGGATCACCGTGAGGCAAGGGCCCTGTTCCTGGCGCTCGCCGACGAAGAGCTGCCCCCGCCCCAGGCCCAGGCGGTGCAAAGCCACCTGGACGACTGCCTGGAGTGCCGGCAGGGGTGGGACCGGTACGCACGCACCGTGCAGCGCGTGCGCACCGTGGCCCGGGAAAAGGCGCCCCCCGCGCTCGCTTCACTGGTCGCGGGCCGCGTCCGCCGGCAGCGCCGGTTCGGCCTGCGCGGGCTGCACCTGGCCCATGCGAATCACCGCTTTCCCGTGGAAGTGCTCATCCCGCTGCTCCTGGCCGCGGCGGTGGGCGCATTTCTTTTGATGTCCTCCTGAGGCCCGCCACCCTCTGGGGAGGCAACCTCCGTCGCGCGCCACCCTCCGTGATGCGTTGCGTCCCGGGGGCCGCTTGGCTAGCGTGCCGCGCCTTTCTGGAAAGCGCGTCATGGCCGAGACCGATAACAAGACCCCCCCTGGTGTGAAGAGCGGCGAAGCGGCGGATCTCGGCTCCAACGTGGAGCAGGAGATCTACCAGCAGCGGTTGGACAAGGCCGACAAGTGGCGCGCCGCGGGCTTCAACCCGTACGGCAACGGCTATCGCCCCCAGCACCAGGCGGCGGAGATCCTCGCGAAGCACGACACGCACTCCACCGAGGACCTGGAGAAGGACGCCCCCGTCTACGACGTCGCTGGCCGCATCGTGGCCATGCGCTCGTTCGGCAAGGCCGCGTTCATCAAGCTGCGCGACCGCTCCGGCGAAATCCAGGTGCACGTGAAGAAGGACGCGCTCGGGGACCTCTACGAGGTCTTCAAGCTGTGCGACCTGGGTGACTTCGTCGCGGCCCAGGGCCCGCTGTTCCGCAGCAAGACGGGCGAACTGACGCTGTCCGCCGCGAAGTTCGTGCCGCTCACGAAGACGCTGCGCCCCATGCCGGAGAAGTGGCACGGCCTGACGGACGTGGAGATCCGCTACCGCCAGCGCTACCTGGACCTCATCTCCAACCCGGACGTGAAGCAGGTCTTCTTGAAGCGCAGCAAGCTGGTGAAGTTCATCCGGAACTTCCTCGACGGGCGCGACTTCGTCGAGGTGGAGACGCCGATGATGCACCCGCTGGTGACGGGCGCGGCCGCGCGGCCCTTCATCACGCACCACAACACCTTCGACATCGACCTCTACATGCGCATCGCGCCCGAGCTCTATTTGAAGCGGCTCGTGGTGGGCGGCATGGACCGGGTCTACGAGATCAACCGCAACTTCCGCAACGAAGGCATCAGCACCCGGCACAACCCCGAGTTCACGATGCTGGAGTTCTATCAGGCGTACGCCACGTACGAGGACCTGATGGACCTCACCGAGGAGATGCTCACCGGGGCCTCCCGCCACCTCACCGGCGACACCAAGGTGAAGTACGGCGAGCACACGGTGGATTTCGGCCAGGGCTGGAAGCGCATCCCCATGACGGAGGCCATCCGCGAAGTGGTCCCCGGCCTGTCCGACAAGGACATGGTGGACGCGGACCGGCTGCGTCACGAACTGCTCAAGACGTCCCACGCGGAGTCGGAGCGCCGCGCCGTGGAGAACATGAACCACGGCGAGCTCGTGGGCGCCCTCTTCGAGCACCACGTCGAGCACACGCTGGTTCATCCCACCTTCATCACCCAGTATCCCACCGCCGTCTCGCCGCTGGCCCGCCGCAACGACCAGAACCCGGAAATCACGGATCGCTTCGAGCTCTTCGTCGCCGGCCGGGAAATCGCCAACGCCTTCTCCGAATTGAACGACCCGCTGGACCAGAAGGGCCGCTTCCAGGCCCAGCTGGACGCGAAGCAGCGCGGTCAGCAGGAGACGATGGACTACGACGAGGACTACATCCGCGCCCTGGAACACGGTATGCCTCCCACGGCGGGCGAAGGCATCGGGATTGATCGCGTCGCCATGTTGTTCACGGACGCCGCCAGCATCCGCGACGTGATTCTTTTCCCCCTCCTCAAGCCGCTGGCGAAGTAGCCACGAGGCCTCGTGCACCCCGCCGAACGGCAGACCGACTATCGCTGGCCCCTCCTGTGGGCCGGTGCCCTCGTGGCCCTCGTGGGGGCCGCGCTCCTGGGCGTGGCCATCTCCGACTCCGAGGCGTGGGCCGAGGTGGTCGGCGCGCTGGGCCTCTCCCTCTTCGGGTGGGGCGGGCTCGTGCAGTCCTTCGACGCCGGGGCGCTCGCCCTGGGCCCCAACCCCGTGGGGGCCGTCGCCGGCCCCAAGATGCTCGTGGCCGGGACGCTCGTCTGGCTGGCGGGCTGGGGGCTGGTCGCCGCGGGCATCCGCCGCGCGCCCGCCTCCACGGAAGGGCCCAGCCCGGCCGCCGGCTCGACGCTGTATCCGCGCCTGGCGCGCTACCGGGACTTCTACTGGAGCACGCTCGGCGCCTACGGCGGCGGCATCCTGCTGGCCGAACTGGTGATGCTGCTGCTCCAGACGGTGCTCTCCAGTGGGGGGGCCTCGGAGCTGGGGGGCGTGACGCCGCGTGACGCCGGCGGGGGCGCGAGCCTGCCGCCCACCATCGCCTTCGCCATCGCGCTCGTCGTGGGCGCGGGCGTGGCCTTCGCGTCGGGCTTCGTGGGCGCGTCCCGGGCGCAGCGGCTGTCGTTGCCCGAGGCCACCATCGGCGTCTTCTACCTGGGCCTGCCCATCCCCATCCTCCTGTCGCTGATGGAGCGGGTGCCGTC is a window from the Corallococcus soli genome containing:
- the lysS gene encoding lysine--tRNA ligase, translated to MAETDNKTPPGVKSGEAADLGSNVEQEIYQQRLDKADKWRAAGFNPYGNGYRPQHQAAEILAKHDTHSTEDLEKDAPVYDVAGRIVAMRSFGKAAFIKLRDRSGEIQVHVKKDALGDLYEVFKLCDLGDFVAAQGPLFRSKTGELTLSAAKFVPLTKTLRPMPEKWHGLTDVEIRYRQRYLDLISNPDVKQVFLKRSKLVKFIRNFLDGRDFVEVETPMMHPLVTGAAARPFITHHNTFDIDLYMRIAPELYLKRLVVGGMDRVYEINRNFRNEGISTRHNPEFTMLEFYQAYATYEDLMDLTEEMLTGASRHLTGDTKVKYGEHTVDFGQGWKRIPMTEAIREVVPGLSDKDMVDADRLRHELLKTSHAESERRAVENMNHGELVGALFEHHVEHTLVHPTFITQYPTAVSPLARRNDQNPEITDRFELFVAGREIANAFSELNDPLDQKGRFQAQLDAKQRGQQETMDYDEDYIRALEHGMPPTAGEGIGIDRVAMLFTDAASIRDVILFPLLKPLAK
- a CDS encoding RNA polymerase sigma factor, whose product is MASGGVLEVGQQALASAAVPDVRREEQALLVRLRRGDPGAFEELVREHQDRLYDFCFRMVGDREEAHDLVQEIFVSVHQNVRRFREDARLSTWLFRITKNHCLNRLKYLQRRGRGRSDEYDETSAAAIAEGGGAPPQPDAALDAARERARVQRAISQLEPDARMLVALRDIEGLSYDEIVDITELPEGTVKSRLHRAREKLADLLGRFEP
- a CDS encoding Lnb N-terminal periplasmic domain-containing protein, coding for MPRLSSLTLLSLLGLLLLTSPARAASVPPWGKGESRGEDLSIWLVTFSPGDDVFAWWGHGSLVVEDRARQLQRLYNYGMYSFDDQTVVRFAKGRLEFWVGESSVNGTFRLYKSLGRDVRVQELNLTPEQRVKVAKRLADNVLPENREYLYEHYSDNCVTRLRDMIDSAVGGRLSEAERAPARMNLREHTRRYTAVNPPMSLLLDFMMNDSIDKPITRREEAFLPDELEQQVAELKVPGVDGQPVSLVEKQWDYYLSSRPRPPATPPNFGPWILALGVLLGGSALGLAAWERRGSRAARILLGVENMLVGLVLGIPGLALVVMWVGTDHVVTHHNENLFLANPVTLLAVPYGLRLTWNSVKARARLKWVWGFLAVTGALGVALKVLPWFDQDNWRLIALILPISLGMAGAFWLDRLRARAALREPAATGDGAQVPSLKAS
- a CDS encoding anti-sigma factor family protein, which translates into the protein MSGLQRRGTDVEPRLDHREARALFLALADEELPPPQAQAVQSHLDDCLECRQGWDRYARTVQRVRTVAREKAPPALASLVAGRVRRQRRFGLRGLHLAHANHRFPVEVLIPLLLAAAVGAFLLMSS
- the prfB gene encoding peptide chain release factor 2 (programmed frameshift) yields the protein MANDSMEKIHALKERLNALRGHLDLDRKRSRIALIERDSTQPGFWDDNTKAQGLLKEKSTLEASVGAFDKTLRGLDDAQTLLELAAEMNDEASAQEAEGSLASLEAEVAKLELARMLSGPQDHSNCFMDINPGAGGTDSMDWAAMLMRMYTRYGETKGWKVEISDALPGEEAGFKNVSLRIEGENAYGYLKAEVGVHRLVRISPFDANARRQTAFASVDVYPEVDDSIQIDLPEKDYELKFIRGSGAGGQKVNKTSSTAQLRHLPTGIMITCQTERSQSANKDMAFQILRGRLYELEMKKRDAERDAAEAAKKDITFGSQIRSYVLAPYRMVKDLRTGIETGNVDKVLDGDLDEFVTAQLLGVKNPNRNAPAD